A stretch of DNA from Deltaproteobacteria bacterium:
ACCCAGGCCAACTGTCAGCGTTGCCACGGCGCCACGACCAGCACGGTGATCATGCAGAGCAAAAAATTCTGCACGGACTGTCATCGCCATGTGCCCCACACCCCGAAAATCCCCATATCCAAAAGGAGCGCCGCCGATGCGTAGCACCCTCGCCCTGATCGCCCTGCTGGCCGTGAACTGTGCCGTGGCCCTGACCGGCTGCACGGATTTCTCCGAACCCAAGACCCCGGAGTTCAAAACCGACCTCAAGACCGACGAGATCAAGAACTCCGCCTTCAAGGATGAGTTTCCGCTGCATTACGAAACCTACCTGCGCAACAACGAAACCGAGATCATGACCGAATACGGCGGGTCCGTGGCCTACAACAAGCACGACAACGTCAACCCCCTGCCCGAGGGGTACAAACACGCCCAGCCCTATCTGAAGAATCTCTGGCTCGGCTATGCCTTCAGCTACGAGTACAAGGCCGCGCGCGGCCATACCTACGCCATGAAGGACATCCTGAACATCGACCGTCTGAACCGGTACGACGAAAAGGCCGGTCTGCCGGCCACCTGCTGGAACTGCAAGGGCGCGAAGATGAACGAATGGATCGGCACGTACGGCGATGACTTCTGGGCAAAAAATTTCAATGAATTCCGCGAAGAAGTCGACATGAACGAAGATACCATCGGCTGCGCCTGTTGCCATGATCCGGTCAACATGGAGCTGCGCCTGTATTCCGTGCCGCTCAAGGCCTATCTGGCCAGCCAGGGCAAGGACTTCAAAACCCTGGACCGCAACGAAAAACGCGCCCTGATGTGCGGCCAGTGCCATGTTGAATACTATTTCCAGGACAAGGGCTTTGGCGCGCCCAAGAAAGTGGTCTTCCCCTGGGCCGACGGCAAGGACCCGGAGCAAGTGTACAATTACTACAAGACCCACGGCGACACGACCACGCCCGGATTCGAGCACAATTTCGTGGACTGGGTCCATCCCGTGTCCAAAACGCCCATGCTCAAGGCCCAGCATCCCGAATTCGAAACCTGGCACAACGGCGTGCACGGCGCGGCGGGCGTGACCTGCGCCGACTGCCACATGAGCTACACCCGTCTGGATGGCAAAAAGAAAATGTCCAACCACCACTGGACCTCGCCCCTGAAGGATCCGGACATGAAGGCCTGCCGCCAGTGCCACACCGACAAGACGCCGGATTATCTGAAGCAACGCGTCATCTACACCCAAGACAAGGTTTGGGAGCAGCTCATGGTCGCCCAGGACAATTCGGTCAAGGCGCATGAGGCCATCCGCATGGCCAGCGAATTCCAGGGGGAAAAACCGGCCAACTACGACCAGCTCATGATCGACGCCCGCGAGATGTGCCGCAAGGGCCAGTTCTTCTGGGATCTGGTCTCGGCCGAAAACAGCGTCGGCTTCCACAATCCGACCAAGGCCCTGGACACCCTCGCCAAATCCCAACAATACAGCCAAAAAGCCGTGGACATCGCCATCCAGGCGGCAGCCTTCACCACGGCCAAGGATCTGGCTGGGGACATCAAGAAGCTCGTGCCACCCATCATGAAGCACAGCCGCGAACTCCAGATGGACCCCGTGCACATGGCCAGCCACCCATGGTTCAAATACCTGGAGGTCACGCCCAAGGCCGAACAGATCTGGGATGAAAACCGCCGACTCATCCCGGCTCCGGCCAAAAGCTGACCCGACCCGAACACGACGAAACGGGATTCCGGAATGATTCCGGAATCCCGTTTCGTGTTTGAAGTTTCCCGCCCCGAACCCACCACGGCCGGATCGCCACGGCCCCCCGAAAACAGACGCCTTCCCTCCAAGCCTGAAGATCAGGGAGCCCAAAAAACCAGGGCGCGCCCGA
This window harbors:
- a CDS encoding ammonia-forming cytochrome c nitrite reductase subunit c552; the protein is MRSTLALIALLAVNCAVALTGCTDFSEPKTPEFKTDLKTDEIKNSAFKDEFPLHYETYLRNNETEIMTEYGGSVAYNKHDNVNPLPEGYKHAQPYLKNLWLGYAFSYEYKAARGHTYAMKDILNIDRLNRYDEKAGLPATCWNCKGAKMNEWIGTYGDDFWAKNFNEFREEVDMNEDTIGCACCHDPVNMELRLYSVPLKAYLASQGKDFKTLDRNEKRALMCGQCHVEYYFQDKGFGAPKKVVFPWADGKDPEQVYNYYKTHGDTTTPGFEHNFVDWVHPVSKTPMLKAQHPEFETWHNGVHGAAGVTCADCHMSYTRLDGKKKMSNHHWTSPLKDPDMKACRQCHTDKTPDYLKQRVIYTQDKVWEQLMVAQDNSVKAHEAIRMASEFQGEKPANYDQLMIDAREMCRKGQFFWDLVSAENSVGFHNPTKALDTLAKSQQYSQKAVDIAIQAAAFTTAKDLAGDIKKLVPPIMKHSRELQMDPVHMASHPWFKYLEVTPKAEQIWDENRRLIPAPAKS